One window of Entelurus aequoreus isolate RoL-2023_Sb linkage group LG06, RoL_Eaeq_v1.1, whole genome shotgun sequence genomic DNA carries:
- the ube2d4 gene encoding ubiquitin-conjugating enzyme E2 D4, protein MALKRIQKELSDLQRDPPAQCSAGPVGDDLFHWQATIMGPSDSPYQNGVFFLTIHFPTDYPFKPPKVAFTTKIYHPNINSNGSICLDILRSQWSPALTVSKVLLSICSLLCDPNPDDPLVPEIAHTYKADREKYNKLAREWTQKYAM, encoded by the exons ATGGCGTTGAAAAGAATTCAGAAG GAGCTGTCAGACCTTCAGAGGGACCCTCCTGCTCAGTGCTCTGCTGGACCAGTTGGAGATGATT TGTTTCATTGGCAGGCGACAATAATGGGTCCA AGTGACAGCCCATATCAGAATGGAGTGTTTTTCCTCACCATCCACTTCCCCACAGATTATCCCTTCAAACCACCAAAA GTTGCATTTACGACAAAAATCTATCACCCTAATATTAACAGCAATGGCAGTATTTGTCTGGATATACTGAGATCACAGTGGTCACCTGCACTAACAGTATCAAAAG TATTGTTGTCGATCTGCTCCCTTCTTTGTGACCCAAATCCTGACGACCCTTTGGTACCAGAGATAGCTCATACATACAAGGCCGACAGGGAAAA ATACAACAAATTAGCAAGAGAATGGACACAGAAGTATGCAATGTGA